In Thunnus thynnus chromosome 13, fThuThy2.1, whole genome shotgun sequence, the following proteins share a genomic window:
- the gtf2ird1 gene encoding general transcription factor II-I repeat domain-containing protein 1 isoform X1 yields the protein MAQMRKLACDGIRTNSRGEPQVPLVSARQEILTSLVSALDSVCMAMSKLNAEVACVTVHEDSVIAVGTEKGRVFLNSRREIQTDFYKFCRAPCLQNLTTANAHTKDQEGDLSKLSKDGEHGKPRAPSDVQSNIFVLRKMVEEVFTVLYSEAVGKSSLVPVPYDWIQKDPGCVVAHGLPEGVTLKKPSEYDTKTLMKILEQSHRIQFIAKRPAEDLSREAKCSTDVNHNSSTAIMTQSSHGQGKTTAPVVTPSSPATSSSSVLSNFLYGMPMSSKPHPDGNLDFKPMSLLNLGKDRLANWTDKSTSGKDCANNDETTRLPGEQGQSPPGIHISKRLLFSIVHEKSEKWDSFIRETEDINTLRECVQILFNSRYAEALGLDHMVPVPYRKIACDPGAVEIIGIPDQIPFKRPCTYGVPKLKRILDERHGIRFIVKRMFDERIFTAAGKIAREEGKHDLGSTPEDSFPDNLSIPPTTAELVSNPHSSRSTSACVSPLADCEAGPSGDCIPLKRIKTEPPDGEIIQVTVPDAGTSGEEPSESVAEPVAAAACPATASPSAPSAPSAPHHPMENHAVEALSPNAAPQSIRRSSEAGSLVEDIGEMILQLRRQVESLFSIKYADALGLPEPGKVPYSKFQMYPEDLYVTGLPEGISLRRPNCFGAAKLRKILAASSQIQFVIKRPELLTEQVKQEMPSIPVCDAELASKDAAPITEDTAAISKRPGFSECLESKLSRIDLANTLREQVQDLFNRKYGEALGIKYPVQVPYKRIKNNPDSVIIEGLPPGIPFRKPCTFGSQNLERILAVADKINFTITRPFQGLIPKPAPRRVTLLKKAYASISDDDDINRMGEKVVLREQVKELFNKKYGEALGLDRSVVVPYKLIRGSPESVEVSGLPDDIPFRNPNTYDIVCLEKILQAADKITFNIKSQLQPFAEICSQACNTVGTDASTNRRKRKRVQESNRVPASSDLGISTNQIPVMQWPMYMVDYSGVNVQVPGKVNY from the exons ATGGCTCAGATGAGGAAGCTGGCATGTGACGGCATCAGGACGAACTCCCGGGGCGAGCCGCAGGTTCCGCTGGTGTCAGCCAGACAGGAGATCCTCACCAGCCTGGTGTCTGCCCTCGACTCAGTG TGCATGGCGATGTCTAAGCTCAACGCCGAGGTGGCGTGCGTCACTGTGCACGAAGACAGCGTGATCGCCGTCGGCACAGAGAAGGGCAGAGTGTTTCTCAACTCCAGGAGGGAAATCCAGACAGACTTCTACAAGTTTTGCC GGGCGCCATGTCTGCAAAACCTGACCACAGCGAATGCCCATACCAAAGACCAGGAAGGCGATCTCAGCAAACTGAGTAAGGATGGTGAGCACGGGAAACCGAGAGCTCCGTCGGACGTTCAATCCAACATCTTTGTCCTGCGGAAGATGGTGGAGGAAGTCTTCACTGTACTTTACA GTGAGGCCGTGGGAAAGAGCAGCCTGGTCCCTGTGCCTTATGATTGGATCCAGAAGGACCCCGGCTGTGTCGTGGCCCACGGTTTGCCTGAAGGAGTCACCTTGAAGAAGCCCTCCGAGTACGACACCAAGACACTGATGAAGATTCTGGAGCAGAGCCACCGCATCCAGTTCATAGCAAAAAG gccAGCAGAGGATTTGTCTCGAGAAGCCAAGTGCAGCACTGACGTCAATCACAACTCTTCCACTGCCATCATGACGCAGAGCAGCCACGGCCAAGGGAAGACCACCGCACCGGTAGTCACCCCATCCAGTCCCGCCACCTCCAGTAGCTCCGTTCTCTCAAACTTCCTGTACGGCATGCCCATGTCCTCCAAACCCCACCCGGATGGCAATCTGGATTTCAAACCCATGTCCCTCCTCAACCTGGGCAAGGACAGACTGGCCAACTGGACAGACAAGAGCACATCCGGCAAGGATTGCGCTAACAACG ACGAGACAACAAGACTACCTGGTGAGCAGGGCCAGAGCCCTCCTGGCATCCACATCTCCAAGAGGCTTCTCTTCTCCATAGTGCACGAAAAGTCAG AAAAATGGGACTCGTTCATTCGGGAAACCGAGGACATCAACACATTGAGAGAGTGCGTTCAGATCTTGTTCAACAGCAGATACG CTGAGGCCCTTGGTCTAGATCACATGGTGCCTGTCCCCTACCGCAAAATAGCCTGCGACCCGGGGGCCGTGGAGATCATCGGCATCCCCGACCAGATCCCCTTCAAGAGACCCTGCACTTACGGAGTTCCCAAGCTCAAACGCATCCTGGACGAACGCCACGGGATCCGCTTCATAGTCAAACG aATGTTTGATGAAAGGATTTTCACTG CTGCTGGCAAGATTGCAAGAGAGGAGGGCAAGCATGACCTGGGCTCCACGCCTGAAGACAGCTTCCCTGACAATCTGAGCATCCCGCCCACCACGGCCGAGCTGGTCAGCAATCCTCACAGCAGCAG ATCAACAAGTGCATGCGTGAGTCCCTTGGCTGACTGCGAGGCAG GTCCTTCAGGAGATTGCATTCCTTTGAAAAGGATTAAAACCGAGCCTCCGGATGGGGAGATTATTCAAGTCACAGTGCCAG ATGCTGGTACCAGTGGGGAGGAGCCCAGCGAGTCTGTGGCTGAGCCTGTCGCGGCAGCAGCGTGTCCCGCCACAGCCTCGCCCTCTGCCCCCTCCGCTCCCTCGGCTCCCCACCACCCGATGGAAAACCACGCAG TTGAAGCTTTGTCACCGAACGCTGCCCCTCAGAGCATCAGAAGATCCTCTGAAG CAGGGAGTCTGGTGGAGGACATTGGTGAGATGATTCTTCAGCTTCGGAGACAAGTTGAAAGCCTTTTCAGCATTAAATACG CTGATGCTCTGGGCCTCCCTGAACCAGGCAAGGTACCCTACTCCAAGTTCCAGATGTATCCAGAGGATCTGTACGTCACCGGGCTGCCAGAGGGAATCTCCCTCCGAAGGCCCAACTGTTTCGGAGCGGCCAAGTTGCGCAAGATCCTGGCTGCTAGCAGTCAGATCCAGTTTGTCATCAAAAG GCCTGAGCTGTTGACTGAGCAAGTAAAACAAGAGATGCCTTCCATCCCCGTCTGTGATGCAG AGCTGGCCTCCAAGGATGCAGCACCAATAACAGAGGACACTGCAGCTATATCCAAGAGACCTGGATTCTCAG AATGTTTGGAGTCCAAGTTGTCCAGGATCGACCTGGCCAACACGCTGCGAGAGCAGGTCCAAGACCTGTTCAACAGGAAGTATGGGGAGGCATTGGGCATCAAGTACCCAGTCCAAGTGCCTTACAAGAGGATCAAGAACAACCCGGACTCAGTCATCATCGAGGGCCTTCCACCCGGCATCCCCTTCAGGAAGCCATGCACCTTCGGCTCCCAGAACCTGGAGAGGATCCTGGCGGTCGCCGACAAAATCAACTTCACCATCACCAG ACCTTTCCAAGGACTCATTCCAAAACCAG cACCTCGACGGGTCACTTTACTGAAGAAGGCCTACGCCTCCATAAGTG atgatgatgatataaaCCGCATGGGGGAGAAAGTTGTCCTTCGGGAGCAAGTCAAGGAACTGTTTAACAAGAAATACG GTGAGGCTCTGGGTTTGGACCGCTCCGTCGTGGTCCCGTACAAGCTGATCCGTGGCAGTCCAGAGTCTGTAGAAGTCAGCGGTCTTCCAGACGATATTCCCTTCCGAAACCCCAACACTTACGACATTGTGTGCCTGGAGAAAATCCTTCAAGCCGCAGATAAAATAACATTCAACATCAAGAGCCAGCTACA gCCTTTTGCAGAAATCTGTAGCCAGGCTTGTAACACAG TAGGAACAGACGCCTCCACCAATCGACGAAAGCGCAAGAGAGTCCAGGAGAGCAACCGAGTACCCGCCTCCTCCGACCTGGGGATATCAACCAATCAGATTCCAGTAATg cAGTGGCCCATGTACATGGTGGACTACAGCGGCGTGAATGTGCAGGTTCCCGGGAAAGTCAATTACTGA
- the gtf2ird1 gene encoding general transcription factor II-I repeat domain-containing protein 1 isoform X2, protein MAQMRKLACDGIRTNSRGEPQVPLVSARQEILTSLVSALDSVCMAMSKLNAEVACVTVHEDSVIAVGTEKGRVFLNSRREIQTDFYKFCRAPCLQNLTTANAHTKDQEGDLSKLSKDGEHGKPRAPSDVQSNIFVLRKMVEEVFTVLYSEAVGKSSLVPVPYDWIQKDPGCVVAHGLPEGVTLKKPSEYDTKTLMKILEQSHRIQFIAKRPAEDLSREAKCSTDVNHNSSTAIMTQSSHGQGKTTAPVVTPSSPATSSSSVLSNFLYGMPMSSKPHPDGNLDFKPMSLLNLGKDRLANWTDKSTSGKDCANNDETTRLPGEQGQSPPGIHISKRLLFSIVHEKSEKWDSFIRETEDINTLRECVQILFNSRYAEALGLDHMVPVPYRKIACDPGAVEIIGIPDQIPFKRPCTYGVPKLKRILDERHGIRFIVKRMFDERIFTAAGKIAREEGKHDLGSTPEDSFPDNLSIPPTTAELVSNPHSSRSTSACVSPLADCEAGPSGDCIPLKRIKTEPPDGEIIQVTVPDAGTSGEEPSESVAEPVAAAACPATASPSAPSAPSAPHHPMENHAVEALSPNAAPQSIRRSSEGSLVEDIGEMILQLRRQVESLFSIKYADALGLPEPGKVPYSKFQMYPEDLYVTGLPEGISLRRPNCFGAAKLRKILAASSQIQFVIKRPELLTEQVKQEMPSIPVCDAELASKDAAPITEDTAAISKRPGFSECLESKLSRIDLANTLREQVQDLFNRKYGEALGIKYPVQVPYKRIKNNPDSVIIEGLPPGIPFRKPCTFGSQNLERILAVADKINFTITRPFQGLIPKPAPRRVTLLKKAYASISDDDDINRMGEKVVLREQVKELFNKKYGEALGLDRSVVVPYKLIRGSPESVEVSGLPDDIPFRNPNTYDIVCLEKILQAADKITFNIKSQLQPFAEICSQACNTVGTDASTNRRKRKRVQESNRVPASSDLGISTNQIPVMQWPMYMVDYSGVNVQVPGKVNY, encoded by the exons ATGGCTCAGATGAGGAAGCTGGCATGTGACGGCATCAGGACGAACTCCCGGGGCGAGCCGCAGGTTCCGCTGGTGTCAGCCAGACAGGAGATCCTCACCAGCCTGGTGTCTGCCCTCGACTCAGTG TGCATGGCGATGTCTAAGCTCAACGCCGAGGTGGCGTGCGTCACTGTGCACGAAGACAGCGTGATCGCCGTCGGCACAGAGAAGGGCAGAGTGTTTCTCAACTCCAGGAGGGAAATCCAGACAGACTTCTACAAGTTTTGCC GGGCGCCATGTCTGCAAAACCTGACCACAGCGAATGCCCATACCAAAGACCAGGAAGGCGATCTCAGCAAACTGAGTAAGGATGGTGAGCACGGGAAACCGAGAGCTCCGTCGGACGTTCAATCCAACATCTTTGTCCTGCGGAAGATGGTGGAGGAAGTCTTCACTGTACTTTACA GTGAGGCCGTGGGAAAGAGCAGCCTGGTCCCTGTGCCTTATGATTGGATCCAGAAGGACCCCGGCTGTGTCGTGGCCCACGGTTTGCCTGAAGGAGTCACCTTGAAGAAGCCCTCCGAGTACGACACCAAGACACTGATGAAGATTCTGGAGCAGAGCCACCGCATCCAGTTCATAGCAAAAAG gccAGCAGAGGATTTGTCTCGAGAAGCCAAGTGCAGCACTGACGTCAATCACAACTCTTCCACTGCCATCATGACGCAGAGCAGCCACGGCCAAGGGAAGACCACCGCACCGGTAGTCACCCCATCCAGTCCCGCCACCTCCAGTAGCTCCGTTCTCTCAAACTTCCTGTACGGCATGCCCATGTCCTCCAAACCCCACCCGGATGGCAATCTGGATTTCAAACCCATGTCCCTCCTCAACCTGGGCAAGGACAGACTGGCCAACTGGACAGACAAGAGCACATCCGGCAAGGATTGCGCTAACAACG ACGAGACAACAAGACTACCTGGTGAGCAGGGCCAGAGCCCTCCTGGCATCCACATCTCCAAGAGGCTTCTCTTCTCCATAGTGCACGAAAAGTCAG AAAAATGGGACTCGTTCATTCGGGAAACCGAGGACATCAACACATTGAGAGAGTGCGTTCAGATCTTGTTCAACAGCAGATACG CTGAGGCCCTTGGTCTAGATCACATGGTGCCTGTCCCCTACCGCAAAATAGCCTGCGACCCGGGGGCCGTGGAGATCATCGGCATCCCCGACCAGATCCCCTTCAAGAGACCCTGCACTTACGGAGTTCCCAAGCTCAAACGCATCCTGGACGAACGCCACGGGATCCGCTTCATAGTCAAACG aATGTTTGATGAAAGGATTTTCACTG CTGCTGGCAAGATTGCAAGAGAGGAGGGCAAGCATGACCTGGGCTCCACGCCTGAAGACAGCTTCCCTGACAATCTGAGCATCCCGCCCACCACGGCCGAGCTGGTCAGCAATCCTCACAGCAGCAG ATCAACAAGTGCATGCGTGAGTCCCTTGGCTGACTGCGAGGCAG GTCCTTCAGGAGATTGCATTCCTTTGAAAAGGATTAAAACCGAGCCTCCGGATGGGGAGATTATTCAAGTCACAGTGCCAG ATGCTGGTACCAGTGGGGAGGAGCCCAGCGAGTCTGTGGCTGAGCCTGTCGCGGCAGCAGCGTGTCCCGCCACAGCCTCGCCCTCTGCCCCCTCCGCTCCCTCGGCTCCCCACCACCCGATGGAAAACCACGCAG TTGAAGCTTTGTCACCGAACGCTGCCCCTCAGAGCATCAGAAGATCCTCTGAAG GGAGTCTGGTGGAGGACATTGGTGAGATGATTCTTCAGCTTCGGAGACAAGTTGAAAGCCTTTTCAGCATTAAATACG CTGATGCTCTGGGCCTCCCTGAACCAGGCAAGGTACCCTACTCCAAGTTCCAGATGTATCCAGAGGATCTGTACGTCACCGGGCTGCCAGAGGGAATCTCCCTCCGAAGGCCCAACTGTTTCGGAGCGGCCAAGTTGCGCAAGATCCTGGCTGCTAGCAGTCAGATCCAGTTTGTCATCAAAAG GCCTGAGCTGTTGACTGAGCAAGTAAAACAAGAGATGCCTTCCATCCCCGTCTGTGATGCAG AGCTGGCCTCCAAGGATGCAGCACCAATAACAGAGGACACTGCAGCTATATCCAAGAGACCTGGATTCTCAG AATGTTTGGAGTCCAAGTTGTCCAGGATCGACCTGGCCAACACGCTGCGAGAGCAGGTCCAAGACCTGTTCAACAGGAAGTATGGGGAGGCATTGGGCATCAAGTACCCAGTCCAAGTGCCTTACAAGAGGATCAAGAACAACCCGGACTCAGTCATCATCGAGGGCCTTCCACCCGGCATCCCCTTCAGGAAGCCATGCACCTTCGGCTCCCAGAACCTGGAGAGGATCCTGGCGGTCGCCGACAAAATCAACTTCACCATCACCAG ACCTTTCCAAGGACTCATTCCAAAACCAG cACCTCGACGGGTCACTTTACTGAAGAAGGCCTACGCCTCCATAAGTG atgatgatgatataaaCCGCATGGGGGAGAAAGTTGTCCTTCGGGAGCAAGTCAAGGAACTGTTTAACAAGAAATACG GTGAGGCTCTGGGTTTGGACCGCTCCGTCGTGGTCCCGTACAAGCTGATCCGTGGCAGTCCAGAGTCTGTAGAAGTCAGCGGTCTTCCAGACGATATTCCCTTCCGAAACCCCAACACTTACGACATTGTGTGCCTGGAGAAAATCCTTCAAGCCGCAGATAAAATAACATTCAACATCAAGAGCCAGCTACA gCCTTTTGCAGAAATCTGTAGCCAGGCTTGTAACACAG TAGGAACAGACGCCTCCACCAATCGACGAAAGCGCAAGAGAGTCCAGGAGAGCAACCGAGTACCCGCCTCCTCCGACCTGGGGATATCAACCAATCAGATTCCAGTAATg cAGTGGCCCATGTACATGGTGGACTACAGCGGCGTGAATGTGCAGGTTCCCGGGAAAGTCAATTACTGA